In Chloroflexaceae bacterium, the following proteins share a genomic window:
- a CDS encoding 3-keto-5-aminohexanoate cleavage protein, whose translation MEPLIVTAALTGAVTVPTQTPYLPYTIEQLAEDAERCARAGAAIIHIHARNPENGAPSSDMELFGAILKAIKARTDAVICTTTGGGVGMSPADRVRVVPTWKPELATCNMGSMNFSVHPVARRFNDGDYRFPWEAQWLKGSEDFIFPNTFASIRHFLEEMRKTDTRPEFEIYDVGHLYNLDFMLSEGLVEKPIWLQFVMGVLGGIRATLYDLTHLLDTATRLFGPDGYRWSVIGAGYPQQFHMCTAAIMLGGHARVGLEDNIFVRRGVLGRNHELVEKIVRIAGEFDRPIATPAEVRSLLNLKGLERVGF comes from the coding sequence ATGGAACCGTTAATCGTCACTGCCGCGCTGACCGGCGCGGTAACGGTGCCAACGCAGACCCCCTACCTGCCCTACACCATCGAGCAACTGGCCGAGGATGCCGAACGGTGCGCCCGCGCCGGTGCAGCAATCATCCACATTCACGCCCGGAACCCTGAGAACGGCGCGCCATCGTCGGATATGGAACTCTTTGGCGCCATCCTCAAGGCGATCAAGGCCCGTACCGACGCGGTGATCTGCACCACTACCGGCGGCGGGGTCGGCATGTCTCCCGCCGACCGGGTGCGCGTCGTCCCGACCTGGAAGCCGGAACTGGCGACCTGCAACATGGGCTCGATGAACTTCTCGGTGCATCCGGTGGCGCGACGCTTCAACGATGGCGACTACCGCTTTCCCTGGGAGGCCCAGTGGCTCAAGGGCAGCGAGGATTTCATCTTCCCCAACACCTTTGCCAGCATCCGGCACTTCCTTGAAGAGATGCGCAAGACCGACACGCGGCCAGAGTTCGAGATCTACGATGTCGGCCATCTCTACAACCTCGACTTCATGCTCAGTGAAGGATTGGTTGAAAAACCGATCTGGCTACAGTTTGTGATGGGTGTGCTGGGCGGCATCCGCGCCACGCTCTACGACCTGACCCATCTGCTCGACACGGCTACCCGCCTCTTCGGCCCCGACGGCTACCGCTGGTCGGTGATCGGCGCGGGGTACCCGCAGCAGTTCCATATGTGCACCGCAGCAATTATGCTTGGCGGGCACGCCCGCGTGGGGCTGGAGGACAACATCTTTGTGCGCCGGGGCGTGCTGGGCCGGAACCACGAACTGGTCGAGAAGATCGTGCGGATCGCGGGGGAGTTCGATCGGCCCATTGCCACACCTGCCGAGGTGCGTAGCCTGCTGAACCTGAAGGGCCTGGAGCGAGTGGGGTTTTAG
- a CDS encoding response regulator codes for MSYAPSIRPETRTPRRALFQHARFAALPAPAPSRPLARVLVSDDDPDIRQIYARLLTSHDFEYIGAPAGAGPATLDLAVRVRPHLLITDIHKPGFDGYRLRDMVRANPATAHIPVLIVSTMDPMSDPRLAPVGPLDDSFLKPFAFEALLYRVAALLPLGAAAHNQLVMQAQRFSCYEHFHPVTGLPCMHTLARALPALTARPGWAATSVSIGGFAALTRRFGRPAAEGLLARLGSLVRAVAGPEVFAAHPGFDPQVALVGPREAVAAATAALAARFDSIQPWVARCAPQRPQPRLRLFHTDDRTGLEIGLLELRAALRSALRHG; via the coding sequence GTGAGCTACGCACCGTCAATTCGTCCTGAAACGAGAACTCCCCGGCGCGCGTTGTTCCAGCACGCGCGGTTCGCGGCGCTCCCCGCCCCGGCGCCGTCGCGCCCGCTGGCGCGCGTACTGGTGAGCGACGATGATCCGGACATTCGCCAGATCTATGCCCGGCTGCTGACCAGTCACGACTTCGAATACATCGGCGCGCCGGCGGGCGCCGGGCCGGCGACGCTCGACCTGGCGGTCCGCGTCCGGCCGCATTTGCTGATCACCGACATTCACAAGCCGGGCTTCGACGGTTATCGCTTGCGCGATATGGTGCGCGCCAATCCGGCCACTGCCCACATCCCTGTGCTGATCGTCTCGACGATGGATCCGATGAGCGATCCGCGTCTGGCCCCCGTCGGCCCGCTGGACGACAGCTTCCTCAAGCCCTTCGCCTTCGAAGCTCTGCTCTACCGCGTGGCGGCTCTGCTGCCGTTGGGCGCGGCGGCCCACAATCAACTGGTGATGCAGGCGCAACGGTTCTCTTGCTACGAACACTTTCATCCCGTCACCGGCCTGCCCTGCATGCACACCCTGGCCAGGGCGCTGCCTGCCCTCACCGCGCGGCCCGGATGGGCGGCGACCAGTGTAAGCATCGGGGGGTTCGCAGCGCTGACGCGGCGCTTTGGCCGCCCCGCCGCCGAAGGGTTGCTGGCGCGCCTCGGGTCGCTGGTGCGGGCGGTGGCCGGTCCAGAGGTGTTCGCCGCACACCCTGGCTTCGATCCCCAGGTGGCCCTGGTCGGCCCGCGCGAAGCCGTCGCCGCGGCCACCGCTGCTCTGGCAGCCCGCTTCGACAGCATCCAGCCGTGGGTCGCCCGGTGCGCCCCTCAGCGCCCCCAACCCCGGCTGCGTCTCTTCCACACCGATGACCGCACTGGCCTGGAGATTGGCCTGCTGGAGCTGCGCGCGGCCCTGCGCAGCGCGCTGCGTCACGGCTGA
- the pgm gene encoding phosphoglucomutase (alpha-D-glucose-1,6-bisphosphate-dependent) — protein MAAHPLAGQPAPRELLVNVPRLVSSYYILTPDPGVAEQQVAFGTSGHRGSSLQHSFNEEHILAICQALCEWRSAQRISGPLYLGMDTHALSEPALATAIEVFAANGVELCVQTGLGYTPTPAVSHAILTYNRGRREGLADGVVITPSHNPPDDGGFKYNPPSGGPADTGTTRWVQERANQLLRDGLKDVRRVPFARAIAASTTHMHDYVGPYVADLANVIDMEAIRAAGLKLGVDPMGGASLPYWGPIAERYGLDLTVVNQTIDPTFAFMRVDKDGKIRMDCSSPAAMAGLIELKDRFDVAFGNDPDADRHGIVTRSVGLMNPNHYLAVAIWYLFQHRPAWRADAAVGKTLVSSSMIDRVAAHLGRRLAEVPVGFKWFVDGLVDGSYGFGGEESAGASFLRRDGTVWTTDKDGIIMDLLAAEITAVTGRDPGEHYRELEERFGRSVYARSDVPATPAQKAVLGNLSPELVAATELAGEPIIARLTRAPVNDAPIGGLKIVTASGWFAARPSGTENIYKVYAESFKGEEHLAAIQAEAQTIINAALQEAGV, from the coding sequence ATGGCAGCCCATCCGCTGGCCGGCCAGCCGGCCCCCCGTGAGTTGCTCGTCAACGTGCCGCGCCTCGTTTCGTCCTACTATATCCTCACCCCTGATCCCGGCGTCGCGGAGCAGCAGGTGGCCTTTGGCACCTCGGGCCACCGTGGTTCGTCGTTGCAGCACTCCTTCAACGAGGAGCATATCCTGGCGATCTGCCAGGCCCTCTGCGAGTGGCGGAGCGCCCAGCGCATCAGCGGGCCGCTGTACCTGGGCATGGACACCCATGCCCTCTCCGAGCCGGCCCTGGCGACCGCAATCGAGGTCTTTGCCGCCAACGGCGTCGAACTCTGCGTGCAGACCGGTCTGGGCTACACCCCTACGCCAGCGGTTTCGCACGCCATCCTCACGTACAACCGCGGTCGCCGCGAAGGGCTGGCCGATGGCGTGGTGATCACCCCGTCGCACAATCCCCCGGACGATGGCGGCTTCAAGTACAACCCGCCTTCGGGCGGCCCCGCCGACACCGGCACCACCCGCTGGGTGCAGGAACGCGCCAACCAGTTGCTGCGCGACGGACTGAAAGACGTGCGGCGCGTGCCCTTTGCCCGGGCCATTGCCGCCAGTACCACCCACATGCACGACTACGTCGGCCCCTACGTGGCTGACCTGGCTAACGTGATTGATATGGAGGCCATCCGCGCTGCCGGCCTGAAGCTGGGCGTGGACCCGATGGGTGGGGCCTCGCTGCCCTACTGGGGGCCGATCGCCGAACGCTACGGCCTCGACCTCACCGTAGTCAACCAGACGATTGACCCCACCTTCGCCTTCATGCGCGTGGACAAGGACGGCAAGATCCGCATGGACTGCTCCTCGCCCGCGGCCATGGCCGGATTGATCGAACTGAAGGACCGCTTCGACGTGGCCTTCGGCAACGACCCCGATGCTGATCGGCACGGCATCGTCACTCGCAGCGTCGGCCTGATGAATCCGAACCACTACCTGGCGGTGGCGATCTGGTACCTGTTCCAGCACCGCCCCGCCTGGCGCGCTGATGCCGCCGTCGGCAAGACCCTGGTCTCCAGTTCGATGATTGACCGCGTCGCCGCCCATCTGGGCCGCCGACTTGCCGAGGTGCCGGTAGGCTTCAAGTGGTTCGTAGACGGTCTGGTGGACGGGAGCTACGGCTTTGGCGGCGAGGAGAGCGCCGGGGCTTCCTTCCTGCGCCGCGATGGCACGGTGTGGACTACCGACAAGGACGGGATCATTATGGATCTGCTGGCCGCCGAGATCACCGCGGTGACGGGCCGAGACCCCGGCGAGCACTACCGCGAGCTGGAGGAGCGCTTTGGCCGCTCGGTCTATGCCCGCAGCGACGTGCCAGCCACTCCGGCGCAGAAGGCCGTGCTGGGCAACCTTTCGCCCGAACTGGTAGCCGCCACCGAACTGGCCGGCGAGCCGATCATCGCCCGCCTCACCCGCGCTCCGGTCAACGATGCGCCCATCGGCGGCCTGAAGATCGTTACGGCCAGCGGCTGGTTCGCAGCGCGCCCTTCGGGCACCGAGAACATCTATAAGGTCTACGCCGAGAGCTTCAAAGGCGAGGAGCACCTGGCCGCCATCCAGGCCGAAGCCCAGACGATCATTAACGCGGCGCTCCAGGAAGCAGGCGTGTGA
- a CDS encoding cyclase family protein, giving the protein MKIFDLSVPTESGPSEPLPVLVEHENHQQSAPFMASFFGARVEDLPEGNGWANDKVTMSSHAGTHVDAPWHYYPTCGGQRARTIDEMPLEWFFGNGVVLDMRHIPRGGVISAADVQTALARINHALAPGEIVLIQTGADKLWGQAEYFHAGAGMSAEATRWLIAQGIRVMGIDAWGWDQPFWAMKERFQQTGDPAVIWEAHRVGRDLEYCHIEKLANLDALPRPTGFKVACFPVKLTGGSAGWTRVVAIFEDL; this is encoded by the coding sequence ATGAAAATCTTCGATCTGAGCGTACCGACCGAGAGCGGCCCGAGCGAGCCGCTGCCGGTGCTGGTCGAGCACGAAAACCACCAGCAGAGCGCGCCGTTCATGGCCAGCTTCTTCGGGGCGCGGGTGGAGGATCTGCCCGAAGGCAACGGCTGGGCAAACGATAAGGTGACGATGAGCAGCCACGCCGGCACCCATGTTGACGCCCCCTGGCACTACTACCCGACCTGCGGCGGCCAGCGCGCCCGCACGATTGATGAGATGCCCCTGGAGTGGTTCTTCGGCAACGGCGTGGTGCTGGACATGCGCCACATCCCCCGTGGAGGGGTGATCAGCGCCGCCGATGTGCAAACCGCCCTGGCGCGGATCAACCACGCCCTTGCGCCCGGCGAGATTGTGCTCATTCAGACCGGGGCCGACAAGCTGTGGGGCCAGGCCGAGTACTTCCACGCCGGCGCGGGGATGAGCGCCGAGGCGACCCGCTGGCTGATCGCCCAGGGCATCCGCGTAATGGGCATAGACGCCTGGGGCTGGGACCAGCCGTTCTGGGCGATGAAGGAGCGCTTCCAGCAGACCGGCGACCCTGCGGTGATCTGGGAGGCCCATCGGGTGGGACGCGACCTGGAGTATTGCCACATCGAGAAGCTCGCCAACCTGGACGCCCTGCCGCGTCCTACAGGGTTCAAGGTCGCTTGTTTTCCGGTCAAACTCACCGGCGGCAGCGCCGGATGGACACGGGTGGTGGCGATCTTCGAGGATCTTTAA
- a CDS encoding alpha/beta hydrolase, whose translation MHATPTTSQALPHERRGAGPPLLLLHGAMVDREYWREQIPVFAARYEVIACDLPGHGAAPPLAGPTSIADLAREVLATLDALEAPAVRVLGHSLGGMVAQELALMAPERVSALILADTWCRPRGYFLEPFPFRTAYLHWFLRAYSVAQVIDIMSRSAALRTPAIRPYALQTMSRYLGDRETLLHIWDAATAFDSHDRLGRITAPTLIVASDGYLFTAAQAIRLAAGIPGAALAVIPRTGHWVNWDNPVAFQEAVMRFLGTID comes from the coding sequence ATGCACGCCACACCGACAACCAGCCAGGCCCTGCCCCACGAACGCAGGGGCGCGGGGCCGCCATTGCTGTTGCTCCACGGCGCCATGGTGGACCGGGAGTACTGGCGCGAACAGATCCCCGTTTTCGCCGCGCGCTACGAGGTGATCGCCTGCGACCTGCCGGGCCATGGCGCTGCCCCGCCCCTCGCCGGGCCGACCAGCATTGCCGATCTGGCCAGAGAGGTGCTTGCTACACTCGACGCCCTTGAGGCGCCCGCGGTCCGGGTGCTGGGCCACTCGCTTGGCGGCATGGTGGCTCAGGAACTGGCGCTGATGGCGCCCGAGCGCGTCAGCGCCCTGATCCTCGCCGATACCTGGTGCCGTCCGCGGGGCTATTTCCTCGAACCCTTCCCCTTCCGCACCGCCTACCTGCACTGGTTCCTGCGGGCCTACTCGGTGGCGCAGGTGATTGATATAATGTCTAGAAGCGCCGCGCTGCGCACACCCGCCATTCGGCCCTACGCCCTCCAGACGATGAGCCGCTATCTCGGCGACCGCGAGACGCTCCTGCACATCTGGGACGCGGCTACAGCCTTCGATAGCCACGACCGTCTGGGGCGGATCACCGCTCCGACGCTGATTGTGGCCAGCGACGGCTACCTGTTCACCGCCGCGCAGGCCATCCGCCTCGCCGCGGGCATCCCCGGAGCCGCGCTGGCGGTCATTCCCAGGACCGGCCACTGGGTCAACTGGGATAACCCTGTCGCTTTCCAGGAGGCGGTGATGCGTTTTCTGGGAACCATTGATTGA